The Papaver somniferum cultivar HN1 chromosome 3, ASM357369v1, whole genome shotgun sequence genome includes a region encoding these proteins:
- the LOC113360134 gene encoding uncharacterized protein LOC113360134, protein MAAVVVNEYGQPVSRNCTTAGHRKGSLVRTHVPVSYKNWKLVPQKHKDDVWNTLKDEFNIPETSKDIVQKSMAGPWRRFKTELRTDHYDLYPTHEERILHVPPTVREEDWIKFCENEKEEKAAQSRIDHKRKRQQYGYTHCSGHKPHYLVRAELEAENPGVEISPEDVWLKDHTQESGSILPSAQPYDDKLKKAQEEIKEKLDAGLPVEELCALAAAFGKDTRGRARSLGLVSRTQVQLSAPARHKSMS, encoded by the exons ATGGCAGCAGTAGTCGTCAATGAGTATGGACAACCAGTTTCCAGGAACTGCACGACAGCTGGTCACCGGAAGGGCTCATTGGTTCGTACACATGTGCCTGTTTCATACAAAAACTGGAAGCTTGTGCCTCAGAAGCATAAGGATGATGTTTGGAATACCCTTAAG GACGAATTTAATATCCCTGAAACATCAAAGGATATTGTTCAGAAGTCCATGGCTGGTCCATGGAGGAGATTTAAAACTGAGTTACGTACCGATCATTATGATTTGTACCCTActcatgaagaaaggattctaCATGTTCCACCAACTGTAAGAGAAGAGGATTGGATAAAATTTTGtgagaatgaaaaagaagaaaaggcagCGCAAAGTAGAATTGACCATAAGCGGAAAAGACAACAATATGGCTACACACATTGTTCCGGTCACAAACCTCATTATTTGGTCAGAGCTGAATTG GAGGCCGAGAATCCTGGTGTAGAGATCAGTCCTGAGGATGTGTGGCTTAAAGATCATACACAAGAGAGTGGTTCAATCTTACCTAGCGCCCAGCCATATGAT GATAAGCTGAAGAAGGCGCAAGAAGAGATAAAAGAAAAACTGGATGCAGGTCTTCCAGTAGAGGAACTTTGTGCACTTGCTGCGGCTTTTGGAAAGGATACTAGAGGACGGGCTCGTTCTCTTGGACTTGTATCTCGTACACAAGTCCAACTTTCTGCTCCTGCGCGTCACAAGTCAATGAGTTGA